In Anthonomus grandis grandis chromosome 5, icAntGran1.3, whole genome shotgun sequence, the following are encoded in one genomic region:
- the LOC126736772 gene encoding putative nuclease HARBI1 encodes MGDSESSDEEERVFVRRPRIFRERISYFYIEDTYEFNERFRLPSAKFYVILNRIEQQLAHDTRRNYALTPKQQLMVALHWLGSGMQYHSAGDMHGISKATVCRIVHKVVLSINRTMLRETVCWPDDIGRVMYQFKQIAGMPLVCGAVDGTLIKVDAPSLHEPAFVDRHGNHSLNIMLVCGPSLKFYYVSANWPGSDLYCWETPFIHLNHGLFHLFYEMTVTLRKCDF; translated from the exons ATGGGCGATTCTGAATCAAGTGACGAGGAAGAGAGAGTTTTTGTGAGAAGACCAAGAATATTTAGGGAAcgaatttcctatttttatatagaagatACTTATGAATTTAATGAACGATTTAGGTTACCTAGTGCGAAGTTCTACgtaattttaaacagaatagAACAACAACTAGCCCACGATACAAGGCGAAATTACGCGTTAACGCCGAAACAGCAACTAATGGTTGCTTTACATTGGCTTGGAAGTGGCATGCAGTATCACAGTGCAGGAGATATGCATGGCATCTCAAAAGCTACAGTATGCCGTATAGTTCACAAAGTTGTTCTATCTATTAACAGAACCATGCTTAGAGAAACCGTTTGTTGGCCCGATGATATTGGAAGAGTTATGtatcaatttaaacaaattgctGGTATGCCGCTTGTTTGTGGAGCAGTTGATGGAACACTTATTAAAGTTGATGCACCTAGTTTACATGAACCAGCTTTTGTTGATCGCCATGGAAACCACTCTTTAAATATTATGCTTGTTTGTGGTCCTTCGTTAAAATTTTACTACGTTTCCGCTAACTGGCCTGGTAGC GATCTGTATTGCTGGGAGACTCCATTTATCCACTTAAATCATGGCTTATTCCACCTGTTTTACGAAATGACGGTGACGCTTCGCAAATGCGATTTCTAA
- the LOC126736771 gene encoding uncharacterized protein LOC126736771 produces MSKIRSKRSEKQVKQQNFLRKIKDMKDSLFGQFSTTLTKETKRSAWMEVRDCAVSIGLITCEKDYTYVRDATWPNIRNRTMIKLDNAKKTGSDGGPDSKLDDTDKLVIEIIGKNSPVIEGIGVADSMEEEVVTQTLPTNTETLADMS; encoded by the exons CAAAACTTTCTCCGAAAAATTAAAGACATGAAAGATAGTCTATTTGGACAGTTTTCTACCACACTGACCAAGGAAACAAAAAGATCCGCATGGATGGAAGTTAGGGACTGTGCGGTTTCTATTGGATTGATTACATGCGAGAAAGACTACACCTACGTGCGTGATGCTACTTGGCCTAATATTCGGAACCGAACAATG atcaaaCTTGATAACGCAAAAAAAACTGGATCAGATGGCGGCCCCGATTCGAAACTTGATGACACCGACAAGCTAGTAAttgaaataattggaaaaaactcTCCAGTTATAGAAGGAATCGGGGTCGCGGATTCAATGGAGGAAGAGGTTGTAACCCAAACTCTACCGACTAATACTGAGACATTAGCTGAT ATGTCGTAA